A DNA window from Solanum lycopersicum chromosome 3, SLM_r2.1 contains the following coding sequences:
- the LOC101247600 gene encoding inositol polyphosphate multikinase beta, translating to MLKIPPHQVAGHKAGNGKLGPLVDESGRFYKPLQGDERGSNELKFYTSFSSDSRIPEHISKFFPTFFGTQLIEASDGSGLKPHLVLEDLSVGRDNPSIVDIKMGSRTWGPEASEEYIQKCLKKDRETSSLPLGFRLSGIQIYGNKESGYWKPERTSVQNLPAEEVKLILKRFVSSNTSTDMDMQPDCAFAATVYGGSTGILSQLLEMKAWFEDQTMYHFYSCSILIMFEKGLALEGQNPGGQIKLIDFAHVIEGRGVIDHNFLGGLCSLIKFISEILTAPSEHKSLVSSINGVN from the coding sequence ATGCTTAAGATCCCACCCCACCAAGTTGCAGGGCACAAAGCAGGCAATGGGAAGCTTGGTCCACTTGTGGATGAATCAGGACGTTTCTACAAACCTCTCCAAGGCGATGAACGAGGGTCCAATGAGCTCAAATTCTACACATCATTCTCTTCTGACAGTAGGATTCCAGAACACATCTCCAAATTCTTCCCTACCTTTTTTGGCACTCAGCTCATAGAGGCATCTGATGGATCTGGTTTGAAACCCCACTTAGTTTTAGAGGATCTCTCTGTTGGTCGAGACAATCCATCAATTGTTGATATAAAAATGGGTTCAAGAACCTGGGGCCCGGAAGCATCTGAGGAGTACATCCAGAAGTGCTTGAAAAAAGATAGAGAGACATCGAGCCTTCCCTTAGGATTCAGGTTATCAGGGATACAAATATATGGAAACAAAGAATCAGGTTACTGGAAACCCGAAAGAACTTCCGTGCAGAACCTTCCTGCAGAGGAAGTCAAGTTAATCCTGAAAAGGTTTGTTTCTTCTAACACATCGACTGACATGGACATGCAACCAGATTGTGCTTTTGCAGCAACTGTTTATGGCGGTTCTACTGGCATTTTATCGCAGCTACTAGAGATGAAAGCATGGTTCGAGGATCAAACAATGTACCATTTTTATTCTTGCTCAATTCTGATAATGTTTGAAAAGGGACTTGCATTGGAAGGACAGAATCCAGGTGGACAAATCAAGTTAATTGATTTTGCTCATGTTATTGAAGGAAGAGGCGTAATTGATCATAACTTCTTAGGGGGTCTCTGCTCTTTGATCAAGTTCATATCTGAAATTCTTACTGCTCCAAGTGAACACAAGAGCCTTGTTTCCTCTATTAATGGTGTCAACTAA
- the LOC101247307 gene encoding ribonuclease TUDOR 1: MASTGWLKGRVKAVPSGDSLVIMGSSKAEIPPEKSITLGSLMAPRLARRGGVDEPFAWQSRDFLRKLCIGKEVTFKVEYAVPSIGREYGTVFVGDKNVSMLVVAAGWAKVREQGQQKDANPYLKQLQDAEEQAKQQGLGRWSRAPGASEASIRNLPPSAIGDASNFDAMGLLERSKGKLIEAFVEQVRDGSTLRVYLLPEFQFIQVFVAGIQAPTMGRRATSETIINTRVTSDEPNGESITEPRATPTSAQRLASSAASVTEVSPDPYGREAKHFTETCVLNRDVRIVLEGVDKYSNLIGSVYYPDGESAKDLGLELIENGYAKYVDWSANMLEGEAKKKLKNAELEAKKTRLRIWTNYVAPATNSKAIHDQNFTGKVVEVVSGDCLVIADDSLPFGDPSAERRVNLSSIRSPKMGNPRRDEKPAPYAREAKEFLRNRLIGKQVHVSMEYSRKVNMADGPAAPASSADSRVMDFGTVFLASKDGDDASPAPSAAGNQLAGVNVAELLVARGFATVVRHRDFEERSNYYDALLSAESRATSGKKGIHSPKEAPVMHVTDLLTAASKKARDFLPFLQRNRRMSAVVEYVLSGHRFKLFIPKETCSIAFSISGVRCPGREEPYSEEAIALMRRKIMQRDVEIEVETVDRTGTFIGTLWESRSNVAVTLLEAGLARLQTSFGADRIPEVHLLLQAEQAAKRQKLKIWENYVEGEEVVSSGAADRRQKEELKVTVTEILGEGKFYVQLVSDQKVAAIQKQLASLNLQEAPVIGAFNPKKGDIVLAQFSADNSWNRAMIVNAPRGAVESSKDKFEVFYVDYGNQEVVSYSQLRPLEASVSSSPGLAQLCSLAHVKVPGLEDDYGQEAAYRLSELLLSGPKEFKAVIEEKDTSGGKVKGQGTGTIFLVTLVDPESDVSVNATLLKEGLARMEKRKRWVPKDKQEALDELEKHQTEAREKRRAMWEYGDVESDEEDIPARKPAGKR; the protein is encoded by the exons ATGGCATCAACAGGATGGTTGAAGGGAAGAGTGAAAGCTGTTCCCTCTGGTGACAGTTTGGTTATAATGGGTAGTTCCAAGGCTGAAATCCCCCCTGAAAAATCTATTACCTTAGGATCTCTAATGGCTCCACGATTG GCACGTCGTGGTGGAGTGGATGAGCCATTTGCATGGCAAAGCAGAGACTTCTTGAGGAAGCTTTGCATTGGAAAG GAGGTCACTTTCAAGGTGGAATATGCTGTACCTTCCATAGGGCGAGAATATGGCACTGTTTTTGTTGGTGACAAGAACGTTTCCATGCTAGTTGTTGCTGCAGGCTGGGCCAAG GTCAGGGAGCAGGGTCAACAGAAAGACGCGAATCCCTATTTAAAACAGCTGCAAGATGCTGAAGAACAAGCCAAGCAACAAGGTCTAGGTCGTTGGAGTAGG GCACCTGGTGCTTCTGAGGCATCTATTAGGAATCTACCTCCATCTGCGATTGGTGATGCTAGTAACTTTGATGCAATGGGTCTATTGGAGCGAAGTAAAGGTAAGCTTATAGAAGCATTTGTTGAGCAGGTTCGTGATGGAAGTACGCTGCGAGTGTATTTGCTTCCAGAGTTCCAGTTCATTCAAGTGTTTGTTGCTGGAATACAG GCACCAACTATGGGAAGAAGAGCAACATCAGAAACTATTATTAATACTCGTGTTACCTCTGATGAACCAAATGGAGAATCAATTACTGAACCTCGTGCAACTCCGACATCAGCACAGAGGTTGGCGTCTTCAGCAGCATCTGTAACAGAAGTTTCTCCTGATCCTTATGGCAGAGAAGCAAAGCATTTTACTGAAACCTGTGTCTTAAATAGAGAT GTTCGAATTGTCCTGGAGGGTGTTGACAAGTATAGCAATCTAATTGGCTCAGTGTACTACCCTGATGGAGAATCAGCAAAGGACCTGGGATTGGAGCTTATTGAAAAT GGCTATGCTAAATATGTTGATTGGAGTGCAAACATGCTGGAAGGTGAAGCCAAGAAGAAGCTGAAAAATGCTGAGCTTGAGGCCAAAAAGACACGCTTAAGAATCTGGACGAACTATGTAGCTCCAGCAACAAATTCCAAGGCTATTCATGATCAAAATTTCACAGGAAAG GTGGTTGAGGTTGTCAGTGGAGATTGTCTTGTTATAGCTGATGATTCTCTGCCATTTGGAGATCCATCAGCAGAGAGAAGAGTTAATCTTTCAAGTATTAGGTCTCCTAAAATGGGAAATCCCCGTAGAGATGAGAAACCTGCTCCATATGCTCGTGAAGCAAAGGAATTTTTGAGAAATCGCCTCATTGGAAAACAG GTGCATGTTTCAATGGAGTACTCTCGGAAGGTCAACATGGCAGATGGACCTGCTGCTCCCGCCAGTAGCGCAGATTCAAGGGTGATGGATTTTGGAACTGTATTCCTGGCATCCAAAGATGGGGATGATGCATCGCCTGCTCCATCTGCTGCAGGCAACCAGTTGGCTGGAGTCAATGTTGCTGAGCTTTTGGTTGCCCGTGGTTTTGCAACTGTTGTTAGACATCGTGATTTCGAAGAACGTTCAAACTATTATGATGCGCTTCTCTCAGCGGAATCACGTGCTACTTCTGGGAAAAAGGGCATTCATTCTCCTAAAGAAGCTCCGGTGATGCATGTAACGGACCTGCTAACG GCAGCGTCAAAGAAAGCTAGAGACTTCTTGCCTTTCCTGCAGCGTAACAGGAGGATGTCTGCTGTAGTTGAGTATGTCCTCAGTGGTCATAGATTCAAACTGTTCATTCCCAAGGAGACTTGCAGCATTGCTTTCTCTATTTCTGGAGTGAGATGCCCCGGTCGGGAAGAACCCTACTCTGAGGAAGCCATTGCCTTGATGAGGCGGAAGATAATGCAGAGAGATGTCGAG ATCGAGGTAGAAACAGTTGATAGAACAGGGACTTTCATTGGAACATTATGGGAATCAAGATCTAATGTGGCAGTGACCCTACTGGAAGCTGGTTTAGCAAGGCTTCAAACTTCTTTTGGAGCTGATAGAATCCCAGAAGTTCACCTCCTCTTGCAAGCTGAACAGGCTGCCAAAAGGCAGAAATTGAAG ATATGGGAGAATTATGTCGAGGGAGAGGAAGTTGTCAGTAGTGGAGCAGCTGACAGACGTCAAAAGGAAGAGTTGAAG GTCACTGTCACTGAAATTTTGGGTGAGGGTAAATTTTATGTTCAGCTGGTTTCCGACCAGAAAGTAGCCGCCATTCAGAAGCAACTTGCTTCTCTAAATCTTCAGGAGGCTCCTGTAATTGGTGCCTTTAATCCCAAGAAGGGTGATATAGTTCTAGCGCAATTCAGTGCTGATAATTCATGGAACCGAGCAATG ATTGTCAATGCCCCTCGTGGTGCTGTGGAATCTTCCAAAGACAAGTTCGAAGTTTTCTATGTTGATTATGGAAACCAAGAAGTTGTTTCGTACAGTCAATTGCGGCCCCTCGAAGCATCCGTGTCCTCCAGTCCTGGTCTTGCTCAGCTCTGCAGTCTTGCCCATGTTAAAGTTCCTGGACTAGAAGATGATTATGGCCAGGAGGCGGCATATCGGCTAAGTGAGCTTCTTCTAAGTGGGCCAAAGGAATTTAAAGCTGTCATCGAGGAGAAAGACACTTCAGGTGGAAAAGTTAAAGGTCAAGGAACAGGGACAATCTTTTTGGTGACTTTGGTTGATCCCGAAAGTGATGTCAGTGTGAATGCTACTTTGCTCAAG GAAGGGCTTGCTAGGATGGAGAAAAGGAAGAGGTGGGTGCCCAAGGACAAACAAGAGGCTCTGGATGAATTGGAGAAGCATCAAACAGAAGCACGAGAAAAGAGACGTGCGATGTGGGAGTATGGAGATGTCGAGTCAGATGAGGAGGATATCCCTGCTAGGAAACCTGCTGGGAAACGGTGA
- the LOC101247006 gene encoding ribonuclease TUDOR 1: protein MASTGWLKGRVKAVPSGDSLVIMGSSKAEIPPEKSITLGSLMAPRLARRGGVDEPFAWQSRDFLRKLCIGKEVTFKVEYTVPSIGREYGTVFIGDKNVSMLVVAAGWAKVREQGQQKDANPYLKPLQDAEEQAKQQGLGRWSRAPGASEASIRNLPPSAIGDSSNFDAMGLLERSKGKLIEAFVEQVRDGSTLRVYLLPDFQFIQVFIAGIQAPTMGRRATSETVINASVTSDEPNGESTTENRAAPTSAQRLASSAASVTEVAPDPYGREAKHFTETRVLNRDVRIVLEGVDKYSNLIGSVYYPDGESAKDLGLELIENGYAKYVDWSANMLEVEAKKKLKSAELDAKKTRLRIWTNYVAPATNSKAIHDQNFTGKVVEVVSGDCLVIADDSLPFGDPSAERRVNLSSIRSPKMGNPRRDEKPAPYAREAKEFLRNRLIGKQVHVSMEYSRKVGMADGPAAPTSGADSRVMDFGTVFLASKDGDDASPAPSAAGSQLAGVNVAELLVARGFATVVRHRDFEERSNYYDALLSAESRATSGKKGIHSPKEAPVMHVTDLLTAASKKARDFLPFLQRNRRMSAVVEYVLSGHRFKLFIPKETCSIAFSISGVRCPGRDEPYSEEAIALMRRKIMQRDVEIEVETVDRTGTFIGTLWESRSNVAVTLLEAGLAKLQTSFGTDRIAEVHLLMQAEQAAKRQKLKIWENYVEGEEVVSSGTAERRQKEEVKVTVTEILGGGKFYVQLVSDQKVAAIQKQLASLNLQEAPVIGAFNPKKGDMVLAQFSADNSWNRAMIVNAPRGAVESSKDKFEVFYVDYGNQEVVSYSQLRPLEASVSASPGLAQLCSLAHVKVPGLEDDYGQEAAYRLSELLLSGPKEFRAVIEEKDASGGKVKGQGTGTVFQVTLVDPESDISINATLLKEGLARMEKRKRWEPKDKQQALDELEKYQTEAREKRFAMWEYGDVESDEEDIPARKPAGRR from the exons ATGGCATCAACAGGATGGTTGAAGGGAAGAGTGAAAGCTGTTCCCTCTGGTGACAGTTTGGTGATAATGGGTAGTTCCAAGGCTGAAATCCCCCCTGAAAAATCTATAACCTTGGGATCTCTAATGGCTCCACGTTTG GCACGTCGTGGTGGAGTGGATGAGCCATTTGCATGGCAAAGCAGAGACTTCTTGAGGAAGCTTTGCATTGGAAAG GAAGTCACTTTCAAGGTGGAATACACTGTACCTTCCATAGGGCGAGAATATGGAACTGTTTTTATTGGTGACAAGAACGTTTCCATGCTAGTTGTTGCTGCAGGCTGGGCCAAG GTCAGGGAGCAGGGTCAACAGAAAGATGCTAATCCTTATTTGAAACCACTGCAAGATGCTGAAGAACAAGCCAAACAACAAGGTCTAGGTCGTTGGAGTAGG GCCCCTGGTGCTTCTGAGGCATCTATTAGGAATCTTCCTCCATCTGCAATTGGTGATTCTAGTAATTTTGATGCAATGGGACTATTGGAGCGAAGTAAAGGTAAGCTTATAGAAGCATTTGTTGAGCAAGTTCGTGATGGTAGTACACTGCGAGTGTACTTGCTTCCAGACTTCCAGTTCATCCAAGTGTTCATCGCTGGAATACAG GCACCAACGATGGGAAGAAGAGCAACATCAGAAACTGTTATCAATGCCAGTGTTACCTCTGATGAACCAAATGGAGAATCAACTACTGAAAATCGTGCAGCTCCGACATCAGCGCAGAGGTTGGCATCCTCAGCTGCATCTGTTACAGAAGTTGCACCTGATCCTTACGGCAGAGAAGCAAAGCATTTTACCGAAACTCGTGTCTTAAATAGAGAT GTTCGAATTGTCCTGGAGGGTGTTGACAAGTATAGCAATCTAATTGGCTCGGTGTACTACCCTGATGGAGAATCGGCAAAGGACCTGGGATTGGAGCTTATTGAAAAT GGTTATGCTAAATATGTTGATTGGAGTGCCAACATGCTGGAAGTTGAAGCCAAGAAGAAACTGAAAAGTGCTGAGCTTGATGCCAAAAAGACTCGCTTGAGAATCTGGACGAACTATGTAGCTCCAGCAACAAATTCCAAGGCTATTCATGACCAAAATTTCACGGGAAAG GTGGTTGAGGTTGTCAGTGGAGATTGTCTTGTTATAGCTGATGATTCTCTGCCATTTGGAGATCCATCAGCAGAACGAAGAGTCAATCTTTCAAGTATTAGGTCTCCTAAAATGGGAAATCCTCGTAGAGATGAGAAACCTGCTCCCTATGCTCGGGAAGCAAAGGAGTTTTTGAGAAATCGCCTTATTGGAAAACAG GTGCATGTTTCCATGGAGTACTCACGGAAGGTCGGCATGGCAGATGGACCTGCTGCTCCCACCAGTGGTGCAGATTCAAGGGTGATGGATTTTGGAACTGTATTCCTGGCATCCAAGGATGGGGATGATGCATCACCTGCTCCATCTGCTGCAGGCAGCCAGTTGGCTGGAGTCAATGTTGCTGAGCTTTTGGTTGCCCGCGGTTTTGCAACTGTTGTCAGACATCGTGATTTTGAAGAACGTTCAAACTACTACGATGCCCTTCTCTCCGCAGAATCACGTGCTACTTCTGGGAAAAAGGGTATTCATTCTCCTAAAGAAGCTCCAGTGATGCATGTAACAGACCTGCTAACG GCTGCGTCAAAGAAAGCTAGAGACTTTTTGCCTTTCTTGCAGCGCAACAGGAGGATGTCTGCTGTAGTAGAATATGTCCTCAGTGGTCATAGATTCAAACTGTTCATTCCCAAGGAGACTTGCAGCATTGCTTTCTCTATTTCTGGAGTGAGATGCCCAGGACGTGACGAGCCCTACTCTGAGGAAGCCATTGCCTTGATGAGGCGGAAGATAATGCAGAGGGATGTCGAg ATCGAGGTAGAAACAGTTGACAGAACAGGGACTTTCATTGGAACATTATGGGAATCAAGATCCAATGTGGCGGTGACTCTACTGGAAGCTGGTTTAGCGAAGCTTCAAACTTCTTTTGGAACTGATAGAATTGCCGAAGTTCACCTCCTCATGCAAGCTGAACAGGCCGCCAAAAGGCAGAAATTGAAG ATATGGGAGAATTATGTCGAGGGAGAGGAAGTTGTCAGTAGTGGAACAGCTGAAAGACGCCAAAAAGAAGAGGTGAAG GTCACTGTCACTGAAATTCTGGGTGGGGGTAAATTTTACGTTCAGTTGGTTTCCGACCAGAAAGTAGCTGCCATTCAGAAGCAACTTGCTTCTCTAAATCTTCAGGAGGCTCCTGTCATTGGTGCATTTAATCCCAAGAAGGGTGATATGGTTCTTGCTCAATTCAGTGCTGATAATTCATGGAACCGAGCAATG ATTGTCAATGCCCCTCGTGGTGCTGTGGAATCTTCCAAGGACAAGTTTGAAGTTTTCTATGTTGATTATGGAAACCAAGAAGTTGTTTCATATAGTCAGTTGCGGCCTCTTGAAGCATCTGTGTCCGCCAGTCCTGGTCTTGCTCAACTCTGCAGTCTTGCTCATGTTAAAGTTCCTGGGCTAGAAGATGATTATGGTCAGGAGGCAGCATACCGGCTAAGTGAGCTTCTTCTAAGTGGGCCAAAGGAATTTAGAGCTGTTATTGAGGAGAAAGACGCTTCAGGTGGAAAAGTTAAAGGTCAAGGAACAGGGACAGTCTTTCAGGTGACTTTGGTTGATCCTGAAAGTGATATCAGCATAAATGCTACCTTGCTTAAG GAAGGACTTGCTAGGATGGAGAAAAGGAAGAGGTGGGAGCCCAAGGACAAACAACAGGCTCTGGATGAATTGGAGAAGTATCAAACAGAAGCACGAGAAAAGAGGTTCGCAATGTGGGAGTATGGAGATGTCGAGTCAGATGAGGAGGATATCCCTGCTAGGAAACCTGCTGGGAGACGGTAA
- the LOC101246703 gene encoding uncharacterized protein translates to MACYAAIEKGGDVFFPTPARSVRRSFHLLMFVLIFTLLLNSNCVSSYSSGYWDFSSSNSTVMERGKLGPGNPGVCSGKAKHLPVCACGFKMLDSCFLNKNKMLEIEKGANDFNIPIIRSNRKLVASTDGGLHKPSCLVFNSAWKARQVEHEPNKKLNYPSPAGIQRPKSDEDIAFMSILELGQLLKENLITSVELTGIFLKRLKRYGPVLESVVTITEELAYKQAKEADQLLAEGKYLGPLHGIPYGLKDIIAVPNYTTTWGSTSFKDQVLDIEAWVYKRLKSAGAVLVAKLVTGSLAYDDIWFGGRTRNPWNIEEYSTGSSAGPASCTSAGLVPFAIGSETCGSITYPASRCGVTALRPTFGAVGRTGIMSIAESLDKIGPFCRNSVDCVIILDAIRGKDPDDVSSRDISFRDPFSVDITKLTVGYLEDAEMEVVHVLQSKGVNMVPFNLSYTVDSVQGVLNFTMDVEMLAHFDKWQRSNLDDEYEAQDQWPTELRRARAISAVDYFQAQRARGILIQQVRENFSVDAFIGNATDWEKVCVGNLVGIPVVIVPTGFKKISDAPSNDIRRRTTITTGIYAPPDRDHIALALAIAYQSVTNHHKQRPPIDDLGPNDPIPESPKSL, encoded by the exons ATGGCTTGTTACGCGGCGATTGAAAAGGGCGGCGACGTGTTTTTCCCAACTCCGGCACGTTCAGTTCGTCGGTCTTTTCACTTGCTCATGTTCGTGCTTATATTTACTTTGTTGCTAAATAGCAACTGCGTTTCTTCATACTCATCAGGATACTGGGATTTTAGCAGCAGCAACTCCACTGTGATG GAAAGAGGGAAGTTGGGTCCCGGAAATCCCGGTGTATGTTCCGGAAAGGCCAAACATCTTCCAGTTTGTGCATGTGGATTCAAAATGTTGGACTCTTGCTTCTTGAATAAGAACAAG ATGCTTGAAATAGAAAAGGGAGCAAATGACTTTAACATACCCATAATCAGATCCAACCGAAAATTAGTTGCCTCTACTGATGGAGGTCTGCATAAACCGTCTTGTTTAGTATTCAATTCTGCATGGAAGGCCCGACAAGTAGAACACGAACCAAACAAAAAGCTCAATTATCCATCACCTGCTGGTATACAAAGACCAAAAAGTGATGAGGATATCGCTTTCATGAGT ATTCTTGAACTTGGCCAGCTTCTCAAGGAAAATTTAATCACATCAGTGGAGCTGACTGGAATTTTCTTGAAGAGACTGAAGAG GTATGGTCCTGTTCTTGAATCGGTCGTTACAATTACTGAAGAATTAGCATACAAACAAGCAAAAGAGGCTGATCAACTTCTTGCTGAAGGCAAATATTTGG GTCCTCTTCATGGGATTCCTTATGGTCTGAAGGACATCATAGCAGTACCTAACTATACCACAACATGGGGTTCAACATCTTTTAAAGACCAAGTTCTTGATATTGAAGCTTGGGTTTATAAAAG GCTGAAATCTGCCGGGGCAGTTCTTGTTGCAAAGTTAGTAACTGGTTCTTTAGCATATGATGATATCTGGTTTGGTGGTAGAACAAGAAACCCGTGGAATATCGAGGAATATTCTACGGGATCATCAGCAGGTCCTGCTTCTTGCACCTCAGCAG GTTTGGTTCCATTTGCAATTGGTTCAGAAACTTGCGGCTCTATTACCTATCCAGCTTCCCGCTGTGGCGTGACGGCACTGCGGCCCACTTTTGGAGCTGTTGGTCGAACGGGTATTATGAGCATAGCTGAAAGCTTG GATAAAATAGGCCCTTTTTGTAGAAACTCTGTGGATTGTGTGATTATTCTGGATGCCATTCGGGGAAAGGACCCAGATGATGTTTCATCTAGAGACATATCCTTTAGAGATCCATTCTCAGTTGATATCACAAAGCTCACTGTTGGATATCTTGAGGATGCTGAGATGGAA GTCGTTCACGTACTCCAATCAAAAGGAGTGAATATGGTCCCGTTTAACCTGAGTTACACTGTTGATTCCGTCCAAGGTGTCCTCAATTTCACAATGGATGTTGAGATGTTGGCTCACTTTGACAAATGGCAGCGCTCAAATCTGGATGATGAATATGAAGCCCAAGATCAATGGCCTACTGAACTTCGCCGAGCACGTGCCATATCTGCAGTTGACTATTTTCAG GCACAAAGAGCTAGAGGTATATTGATTCAGCAAGTAAGAGAAAATTTCAGCGTTGATGCATTTATTGGAAATGCAACTGACTGGGAGAAAGTTTGTGTTGGCAATCTTGTGGGTATTCCAGTAGTAATTGTTCCAACAGGATTCAAAAAGATATCTGATGCACCATCAAATGATATTCGCCGAAGAACAACAATAACTACAGGCATATATGCTCCTCCGGACCGTGATCATATC GCCTTAGCTTTAGCAATTGCTTATCAATCAGTTACCAATCATCATAAGCAGCGGCCACCAATTGATGACCTTGGTCCAAATGATCCTATTCCAGAATCACCAAAATCCCTGTAG
- the CNX61.0 gene encoding calnexin-like protein precursor (The RefSeq protein has 2 substitutions compared to this genomic sequence) — protein sequence MEETRRKIWAQYAFLLLACCFFSQLYATSDVKFYESFDEAFDGRWIVSEKEDYSGVWKHAKSEGHDDYGLLVSEKARKYAIVKELDNVVDLKDGTVVLQYEVRLQDGLECGGAYIKYLRPQEAGWTAKGFDNESPYTIMFGPDKCGATNKVHFILKHKNPKSGEYVEHHLKFPPSVPADKLTHVYTAVLKPDNDVLILVDGEEKKKANFLSSDDFEPPLIPAVTIPDPEDKKPEDWDERAKIPDPDAKKPDDWDEDAPMEIEDEEAVKPEGWLDDEPEDVDDPEATKPEDWDDEEDGEWEAPKVDNPKCAEAPGCGEWKRPMIRNPVYKGKWHAPLIDNPNYKGIWKPRDIPNPDYFELDKPNFEPIAAIGIEIWTMQDGILFDNILIASDEEVAESYRKTAWKPKFDVEKEKQKAEEEAESGGLKGYQKLVFDLLYKVAGIPFLGEHKTKVLDLLEKAEKQPNITVGVVVSIVVVVFSVLLKLIFGGKKQQPARASAETEKTDGAETSTSNSQAAEEKEEQSEDAGAAPRRRTRRDN from the exons ATGGAAGAAACTAGAAGGAAGATCTGGGCGCAATATGCGTTCCTGTTATTGGCTTGTTGCTTTTTCTCTCAACTCTACGCTACTTCAGATGTG AAGTTCTACGAGTCATTTGACGAAGCATTTGATGGGCGATGGATCGTATCTGAGAAAGAGGACTATTCAG GTGTGTGGAAACATGCCAAGAGTGAGGGACATGATGATTATGGACTTCTTGTTAGTGAGAAGGCTAGGAAATACGCTATTGTCAAGGAGCTTGACAATGTTGTTGACCTCAAAGATGGAACTGTGGTTCTTCAATATGAGGTTCGCCTCCAGGATGGACTTGAATGTGGTGGTGCTTACATAAAATACCTCCGCCCCCAGGAAGCAGGGTGGACCGCAAAGGGTTTTGATAACGAGTCCCCCTACACAATAATGTTTGGACCTGATAAATGTGGAGCCACAAACAAGGTGCACTTCATTTTGAAACACAAGAACCCTAAGAGTGGAGAATACGTTGAGCACCACCTCAAGTTTCCTCCCTCTGTACCAGCTGACAAGCTAACTCATGTTTACACTGCTGTGTTGAAACCGGACAATGATGTTCTTATCTTGGTTGAcggagaagaaaagaagaaggcTAACTTCCTCTCATCTGATGATTTTGAGCCACCACTTATTCCTGCTGTGACCATTCCAGACCCAGAAGACAAGAAGCCGGAGGACTGGGATGAGAGAGCCAAGATTCCAGACCCAGATGCTAAGAAACCTGATGATTGGGATGAGGATGCACCAATGGAAATTGAAGATGAGGAAGCTGTAAAGCCCGAAGGATGGTTGGATGATGAGCCTGAGGATGTTGATGATCCTGAGGCTACCAAGCCTGAAGATTGGGATGATGAGGAGGATGGTGAATGGGAGGCTCCGAAGGTTGACAACCCAAAATGTGCAGAAGCTCCTGGTTGTGGGGAGTGGAAAAGACCAATGATCAGAAATCCAGTATACAAGGGAAAATGGCACGCTCCGCTTATTGACAACCCCAATTTCAAGGGTATTTGGAAGCCAAGAGATATCCCAAATCCTGACTATTTTGAACTTGACAAACCCAACTTTGAGCCTATCACAGCCATTGGCATTGAGATCTGGACAATGCAAGATGGCATATTGTTTGACAATATCTTGATTGCTAGTGATGAAGAAGTTGCAGAATCATACAGGAAGACTGCCTGGAAACCCAAGTTTGATGTAGAAAAGGAGAAACAGAAAGCTGAGGAAGAAGCAGAATCTGGTGGCCTCAAAGGATACCAG AAATTAGTATTTGACCTCCTCTACAAGGTAGCTGGTATCCCATTCTTGGGTGAACACAAGACCAAAGTATTG GATCTTCTCGAGAAAGCTGAGAAACAGCCCAATATCACAGTTGGTGTCGTTGTCTCAATTGTAGTGGTTGTCTTCTCAGTTCTATTGAAGCTCATTTTCGGTGGGAAGAAGCAGCAACCT GCTAGAGCTAGTGCCGAGACTGAGAAAACTGACGGAGCTGAAACCTCGACTTCCAATAGTCAAGCCGCTGAGGAGAAGGAAGAGCAGAGTGAGGATGCTGGTGCTGCTCCTCGTCGAAGGACTAGGCGCGACAATTAG